The following are encoded in a window of Methanocalculus alkaliphilus genomic DNA:
- a CDS encoding heavy metal translocating P-type ATPase, which yields MSPDVHDHTHSHTGDEQPRGKGPTSCHCPGCRICEGYKGGTADQKPRSGDTHQGPHIDHSGHEEMFKRRFIVCFLLSLPVLYYSHMLQEWFSYTAYAFPGSDYVGPVLGTVIFLYGGLPFLRMGAIEAENHKPGMMLLISLAIVVAFVYSLGAAFFDIGEPLFWELVTLIVIFQLGHWIEMRSVRRASGALDELAGLIPSTAERLTDSGEIQEVLVDDLMTDDLVLVRPGGNIPADGIVQEGESDVNEAMITGESTPVRKESGDRVIGGTINQDGSLRVRITATGDETTLSGIMRLVYEAQQSRSHTQILADRAAGWLFYAAIAVAAVTAVAWTIAVGFGIIVIERVVTVLVIACPHALGLAIPLVVAINTSLAASNGMLIRNRIAMEEARRLDTIVFDKTGTLTRGEQGVVDLISDGSKTEDDVLALMAAAEGDSEHSISRAIRSEAGRRGVSIPAVSGFETLKGRGIRVTVSAGAGEPGDGNHAKMAGDSTVYVGGPNLLSHLALTPGAEIQAFSDAAASRGEGVMYLIMDDAVIGAAALADIVRPESYEAVTALQEMGITVAILTGDSRAVAEKVAKELGVEIIFAEVLPEDKDQKIIELQNQGRFVAMVGDGVNDAPALIRADVGIAIGSGTDVAIESADVILIENDPRDVVSLIHLSRRSYRKMQENLVWAAGYNVVALPLAAGILAPVGIMLSPAVGAVLMSASTVIVAANAQLLRRVKL from the coding sequence ATGAGTCCGGACGTGCATGATCATACGCATAGCCATACAGGAGACGAGCAACCCCGTGGTAAAGGACCCACGAGCTGCCATTGTCCGGGGTGCCGGATCTGTGAGGGGTACAAGGGGGGCACTGCGGATCAGAAACCACGATCCGGAGATACACACCAGGGACCACATATTGATCATTCCGGTCATGAGGAGATGTTTAAGCGTCGCTTCATCGTCTGTTTCCTCCTTTCCCTCCCCGTCCTCTATTACAGCCACATGCTGCAGGAGTGGTTCTCCTATACTGCATACGCATTTCCGGGGAGTGACTATGTCGGTCCCGTGCTTGGAACGGTCATATTCCTCTATGGGGGTCTGCCCTTCCTCAGGATGGGTGCGATCGAGGCAGAGAACCACAAGCCAGGAATGATGCTGCTGATCTCACTTGCAATCGTTGTTGCATTTGTCTACAGCCTCGGAGCAGCGTTCTTCGATATCGGAGAGCCACTCTTCTGGGAGCTTGTCACACTGATTGTCATCTTCCAGCTCGGCCACTGGATTGAGATGCGCAGTGTCCGGCGTGCATCGGGTGCCCTTGATGAACTGGCCGGGCTTATCCCATCGACTGCAGAGCGACTGACCGATTCAGGCGAGATCCAAGAGGTACTCGTTGACGACCTGATGACCGATGATCTGGTTCTGGTCAGGCCGGGAGGCAACATTCCTGCAGATGGCATTGTCCAGGAAGGGGAGTCAGATGTCAACGAAGCGATGATTACCGGTGAGTCAACACCTGTCAGGAAGGAGTCCGGTGACCGGGTCATCGGCGGGACAATCAACCAGGACGGAAGCCTCCGGGTTCGGATCACCGCAACCGGTGACGAGACGACGCTCTCGGGGATCATGCGACTTGTGTATGAGGCACAACAGAGCAGATCCCATACGCAGATACTTGCAGACCGGGCCGCAGGCTGGCTCTTTTATGCGGCCATCGCTGTTGCAGCTGTGACGGCTGTTGCATGGACGATTGCTGTTGGTTTTGGTATTATCGTCATTGAACGGGTCGTCACGGTTCTTGTGATTGCATGCCCCCATGCCCTCGGTCTTGCGATTCCGCTTGTGGTTGCGATCAATACCTCACTTGCAGCAAGCAACGGCATGCTGATCCGGAACCGTATTGCAATGGAAGAGGCACGGAGGCTCGATACCATCGTCTTTGATAAAACAGGCACTCTGACCCGGGGGGAGCAGGGTGTGGTGGATCTCATCTCAGATGGTTCAAAGACCGAAGATGACGTCCTCGCCCTGATGGCGGCTGCTGAAGGGGATTCCGAGCATTCGATCTCCCGTGCCATCCGCAGTGAAGCCGGCCGAAGGGGGGTATCAATTCCGGCTGTCTCCGGATTTGAGACGCTTAAGGGCAGGGGGATCCGTGTGACGGTCAGCGCAGGTGCAGGAGAGCCGGGAGATGGTAATCATGCGAAAATGGCGGGAGACTCCACGGTCTATGTCGGGGGCCCCAATCTTCTCAGCCATCTTGCGCTGACACCGGGCGCAGAGATCCAGGCATTCTCTGATGCCGCAGCGTCCCGGGGGGAGGGGGTCATGTACCTGATTATGGACGATGCGGTGATCGGGGCAGCAGCACTTGCCGATATTGTTCGGCCGGAGAGTTATGAGGCGGTGACGGCACTTCAGGAGATGGGCATCACCGTTGCCATACTGACGGGAGATTCCCGTGCCGTTGCAGAGAAGGTTGCAAAAGAACTGGGTGTAGAGATCATCTTTGCCGAAGTGCTGCCCGAAGACAAGGATCAAAAGATCATCGAACTACAGAATCAGGGGAGGTTTGTGGCGATGGTCGGCGACGGGGTCAACGATGCCCCCGCCCTGATCCGTGCCGATGTCGGTATTGCGATCGGTTCCGGGACTGATGTCGCGATCGAGTCTGCGGATGTCATCCTGATTGAGAATGATCCCCGGGATGTCGTCTCGCTCATCCACTTAAGCAGGAGAAGCTACCGGAAGATGCAGGAGAACCTGGTCTGGGCTGCAGGATACAATGTGGTTGCACTGCCGCTTGCCGCGGGCATCCTTGCACCCGTTGGCATCATGCTCTCCCCGGCGGTCGGTGCCGTCCTGATGTCCGCAAGTACCGTCATCGTCGCAGCGAATGCACAGCTGCTCCGGCGGGTGAAGTTGTAG
- a CDS encoding LiaF transmembrane domain-containing protein, with product MKRISYQVIFGAILLILGVLLLLNTAEIYDTSGFVIYIPSLFVLLGLYGLVKSGFQSIGGPLILIAVFGTIQLIILEYITTDYLLPIIIIAVGTGFLLSRFRRPTSRAMVTDTIDLMAIFGGVETRCTSQSFQGGEASAIFGGVDLDLREAVVRTPPAEIQVVALFGGIDIRVPDGWEVRMNVVPILGGAEDERPRRNIREAQRTDDETRREKSDQPDLIVNGFVAFGGLSIND from the coding sequence ATGAAGCGAATATCATACCAGGTTATATTCGGGGCAATCCTCCTCATCCTCGGAGTGCTGCTCCTCCTCAACACCGCAGAAATATATGACACCAGCGGGTTCGTCATCTATATTCCGTCACTATTTGTCCTCCTCGGGCTGTATGGACTGGTGAAGAGCGGCTTCCAGTCAATCGGGGGCCCGCTCATCCTGATCGCTGTCTTTGGAACAATTCAACTCATCATCCTTGAGTATATCACCACGGACTATCTTCTGCCGATCATCATCATCGCCGTCGGAACAGGATTTCTGCTGAGCCGTTTTCGTCGCCCGACCTCCCGTGCCATGGTCACCGATACAATTGACCTCATGGCGATCTTCGGCGGTGTCGAGACACGATGTACATCTCAGTCATTTCAGGGTGGTGAGGCCTCGGCCATCTTCGGAGGGGTTGATCTCGATCTCAGGGAAGCAGTGGTCCGGACCCCGCCCGCAGAAATTCAGGTGGTCGCACTCTTCGGCGGCATCGATATCCGGGTGCCTGATGGCTGGGAGGTCAGAATGAACGTCGTCCCGATCCTCGGCGGAGCGGAGGATGAACGGCCACGGAGGAACATCCGGGAGGCACAGAGAACCGATGACGAGACCCGGAGAGAGAAGTCAGATCAGCCTGATCTTATTGTGAACGGGTTTGTTGCCTTCGGCGGTCTCTCGATCAATG
- a CDS encoding cupin domain-containing protein, giving the protein MKKGFAADIETDTVQNTDFRRVLYTGKYSQLVLMSLKPGEEIGSEVHDDIDQFFRFEQGEGKVVIDGVEHMVKDGTAVVVPSGAEHNVVNTSATEDLRLYTVYAPPEHIDGTIHKTKAEADAAHEHFDGKTTE; this is encoded by the coding sequence ATGAAGAAAGGTTTTGCAGCAGATATTGAGACAGACACAGTACAGAACACCGATTTTCGCAGAGTGCTCTATACAGGAAAATACAGCCAGCTCGTTCTGATGAGCCTCAAGCCAGGTGAAGAGATCGGATCCGAGGTCCATGATGATATCGACCAGTTCTTTCGCTTCGAGCAGGGAGAGGGGAAGGTCGTTATCGACGGTGTCGAACACATGGTCAAAGACGGAACTGCGGTCGTCGTCCCTTCAGGTGCAGAACACAATGTCGTCAACACCTCAGCGACCGAAGATCTCCGGCTCTATACCGTCTATGCCCCCCCGGAACACATAGACGGCACCATCCACAAAACAAAGGCAGAAGCAGACGCCGCTCATGAGCACTTCGATGGAAAGACGACCGAATAA